The Peromyscus maniculatus bairdii isolate BWxNUB_F1_BW_parent chromosome 14, HU_Pman_BW_mat_3.1, whole genome shotgun sequence genomic interval TGGATTTGAAGCTGGACATTGGATAGTCTAGGATAGAGGAGAACATGCTCTGAGACTCTAGACAGAAGGTCAATTGACCATGGACAGAAACAGataggaggacagaggacaggagaCCAGGATAACCCCAGAGTAGTTGTGCTCTGAAGAGAAGGGAAGCAGAGTGATGGCCTGAAGGATTAGACTGCAGGGCGTGGCTCTTTCTGCTGTGCCCAGATCACAAGCACCAAGGCTGCTTGGCTGCGAGCTGGAGATATATGTTTATGCTGTTGGATCCTGAGCCCAAGAAATTGTCAAAGTACCATGCCCCCTAGGGTGTATTGCAGATGGTCACATGCACTTGGAATGTGTATAAAGTCTAAGTAGGATATCTTTGATTCATGGAGGTGAACATGGCCCGCAAGGGAGAAGAGGACTCATTACCAGTGTCTTAGTCAACCACATATGGTATCCTGGTAATCCAACTCTGGGAAGTTCCAGGGCCCTGGAGCTTGACTGTAAGCCCAATTTGGCTCTGGACTCTGCCTTACATTAGGTGGTTCACACTGACGAGCAACATTGACGGGTCACCCACCATCTGGAGGTTTCAgactcttcctgtttctctggaaaCATGTCCCACAAGCAACTGCCTTCTAGACAGTGTTCCTCCTAAGGAAGAAGGGATCCCCAAATCTCCCCAGGCTCTGGTCTCACCACTTTTACCTTCACTTCTCTTTAAATCACCCATTCTCAGATTCTGGATTGTTTCCCAGGTTCCTCAAATAGCCAGGCTTTGGTTTTGAGTTCCCTTTTCCAAACCAAGCCTGTGGATCACTTCTCATTCATAGTTCTGCATATATCAAGGTTTTTCCAATCCAGATTATGCAAGCACCTAGGGATACTACACTCTGTGTTGTTGAAGATGGATTGACTGCTCTCTTGTTTCAGAAGCTGGGCCGAAATGGGGTGGAGGTGGAGTCTCTCCTGTACTGTTACATTCTGATGGCCTGCTCCACATTTAGGGAAATGGAAGACATCATTTAACCCTTGTGACACATTCAAGTCTGAGTTCAACTATACAAGAAGAGGTCTGTGAGGGTGCCCATGATGAACATTGAGGACCTGACCACACCCTACTGCCGGGATGAGgatctgtcctgctctgtgatggAGCTGAAGTACAGAGGCAATGCCAGCGCCCTGTTCATCCTCCCTGATGAGGGCAGGATGCAGCAGGTGGAAGCCGGCTTGCAACCAGAGACCCCGAGGAAGTGGAAGGACTCTCTGAGGCCCAGGTGCGTGTCCAAAGGAACCAGAGCTGGTCTGGCTCCGCATCCTACTGCTGGCTTGAGGTCCAGTGTCCCTGTCCCTCAGAGTGAGTCTCCCTTGGCATTCAGTGTATTACCTGGAGAGTCATCAGGGACAGGGGGAGTGGAGCTGACTTCCTTTCTGAACATGGTAGTTGAGGCAAATTGTAATGTCCTTTTTGTTGTTCACACAATGAGATCACCTAGGGCAGGAGCTGAGGATTGTTCTGTGACCAACAGTCTATAATTACAGGGAATCTTGAATGGGTTTGGGGATGCAGAGGAGAGTAAGGTTGAGATGAGACCAGCTCTGAGTATCAGCTCTGCCCTGTGTAGCCACCTCATCTCCTCATCAATCATTATTCACTACCATCCATAGATGATGACTTGAAGACCTATGAGCTGTGCTGGAATTTAGACCCTGAGAGGGCATCAGAAACTCAAGCACATAATTTCTTATCCTCACAGGCTCACCTTGAAATTGAAGAGGAGAGAGTAGGTGATTGAAAATACAATTAATCATTATTTGACTAGTTAAAAAGTGAGAAGTAGTGATGTTTAAAAAATGGGGGGGGATGTCTAAGGATAAGGAAAGCTGGAGTCAGAAGGAGTGAGCAATTTTAAATAGATTGATCATTAGATAAAGTCTGAGGGTCCACATGACAGCAAAGTACTGCATTTTGTGGATCTTGGAAAAAAGCATTCTTGGTAAGGTAACTGCTAGTACCAAGTCTCATCACCTGCCCTTGTATAAACTCTCAGTCATTGATGGTTAGTTAATGCATTAGGAAAGAAAAACCAAGTGGTCTAGGATGGATGGAAAGAGGGTTGCTCTCCTGTGAGAGGGCTGTCTGTGGAGAGGTGCCCTAGTGAAAAGGTGGGCTGGTGTGGTGATGGAGTCCAGTGACtcttacatttctctttttcattctcaGGATGATTGATGATCTCTACGTGCCCAAGTTCTCCATCTCCACTGACTACAGCCTGGAGATAGACTTTCACAGCTGGGCATCAGGGAAGTCATCTTTACAATGGCTGCCCTGTCTGAGATCACAGGGGCCAAGGACCTGAGAGTCTCTCAGGCAAGGCAAGAAACACTGGGTGGTTCTCACTGGGTGCCACAATACGTATGCTGAAAGCGAGGTGGCAAGAGGAGATGGTAAATGTGTGAGAAAGCCTGCATTGTGAAATTCCCTCATCTTGGGAGAGCTGGATTTCAACCTAGATACCCCTGCTGGAGACCATGCCaccaatccctcctctctcccctgaaCATAACTTCACCCAGGAGCCCAGGGTGGGGAAAAAGCCTGTGCTTGATGTCAGACCACCATAGGCACTGACCTGTGTTGCAGTGCAGATACCACCCACAATCCACTGCAGGGCAAATTACAACCAGCCTCAGCTTCTTCACTGCAAAGCTGACTCAGTAGTTCCTGATGAGCAAACAGAACAGTAGCAGTAAGGAAATAACAAGGGATGAATGGCAGTTATGATGAAAAGCTTAAGAATAGGGGAGAAGATGCCTTAGGACCCCACACTACAGTCCCAGATGCACAGATCGGCAATGCCTTCTGTCTGTCCAGTGACCACTCTGACCCCTGGGTGCAAATCTGAACAAAAAGGACATGGCAGTTTAATAAAGAGAAGCCATGCCCTGTGCATTGTAGTTGTATGTCCCAaggaagctggagcaggagggATACTGAAATCTGCTCTTGCTGCTAGCACACTGGCTGTTCACTGTGGGTCTCCTGAGAAGTTGCCTGTGGAGTAAGGACTGGCACTGCCTACACCCATACCCAGTTTGAGGACAACACAGGTCCTCAGTGACTGAGCAGACTCAGGGGATGCCTCATCTCACGCCCTGAGCAGAGACTAGGAAACACCAGGTGTAGAGCTCACTATAGAAACAAATAGCTTCACCAGCAGCTGTGGCCAGCAGTGGATGCTTGCTACAGGAATCTCGTCAACTGCCATCCCTGGTCTCCAGTGAGTGATGTCTTTCTTCTACAGGTGGTCCACAAGGCTATGCCGGATGTGGCTGAGACAGGCACTAAGCAGTAGCTACCACAGGAGTCAAAGCGGTCCCTTGTAGTGCAAAATTTATATTGATGACATATCCATTTCAACAGGCCATTCCGATGTTTGTCTCTGACACAACTACTCAGATGATCCTATTTCTGGCAAAATCTCCAACCCTAAGTGAGGCTAGAGCTCCCCAAGGGGAGAAGCTTCTGCCCAAGAGCCCAGGAGGAAGCctgcatgtgggtgtgtacatCTTGGACTCCATGCTCTGATTGGCTTTGTATACCTGGCTTGGACAGTGACCTTGACTAACTCCATGACTCCTACATACACAGGAGCCTTGGACTGTGATTGACAGGCTCTTAGGCCTCTTGGGAgcacctaatttttttttgagcctgGAATCTACCTTTATGCCCTCTCCCTGCTCACTCACATGTATTTCCCTGTACCCCAAATGTGGGCACTGTTAGGTATGCTCAGTCCCAGTACTGTCTCTAGGCATATTGGCCTTCAGCTTCCTTGGCCTTGATGGGATCATGCAAGCTTATAGGCCAATCCATGAAGACCAGGACCAGGACTGAGAAGGGAGATGGCTGCACTGAATCTCACTCCTGCATCTGGTACCTCCTGGTGACAAGTTCTTGCCTTGTGCTTTCCCTCTCTAGTCCCTAGGCTCTGCCACCCACTGCCCTTTGCAGCAGATGTTGGCCTTGCACATATCTGGCCCACTGTTGGAGCCTTCATTCATCTTGAGGGGGCGACTGGTCAGACCAGCTCCTTTCCCACAGCACTCCTACTTAGGGCACAGTATGCATTTTCTAGGTTGGCAACTGATGAACCTGAAATGATAGACAGACACCTCCAACTTCATCACCCAAAATGCAGGGTTTGGAGCAAAGGATCAATAAATGTACAATTCACTCAGCTCCTGTTGGCAGGGGTGTGCCCTTTAGTGACCACAGGGTAGTAGAAATTGTCATCCATACCCTGTGATTCCTGTGATGGGCCTCTGACCTACATGTTATTATCAATCCTTTTTATGGAtcaggaaactgagacacagagagTCTTAGTCATTTCCCATTAACTCACAGCTAGACATTATGACTGGCTGGATGTTCTTCAAGTGTCCCTATGACAGAGGAACAGTTTTCACCAAGCGGGGAACTGTGCACAGGCATCaccatggtggtgtgcaggtggATCATAAAACAAGGCTTGAGATACTTCACAGAGAGCTCCCAAAAGCACATATGGATCATGTGACCTCTGTGTTGAAGTCAGAGGAGGGTGAGAACGACATCACATGATCAGAAAGAATGTCTTGGGCAGGGTTCCCAGTAATGGAGGCATTTCTAAGGATCTGAGAGGAAGTGAGTCTTTCAGACAACACAGCAGAAGGGtggtggagaggaagaggcaaTTACAGACACAAGATGGCAAAGAGCCTTGCTCTGGGAGGATTATGAAATTCCTCAGAGCCGCAGTAAGCACAGGAGGGGTTAATTGGTGTTTGCTGTCTTAGGTAGAGATATTTGAGCTAATTCAGTCTGTCTAGATTGAAGGGGAACTGGGTGATCTTGCCTAAGGTAACTGACATTTGTGGGAAGATTTGGATGACTCCTGGCAAACAGAAATGCACCATGGGTAATTTGCttctctgttacacagagacctGCCTATAGGCTTCTGTTTACTGAGCCAAAATCCTTCTTATTAGGACCATCACTGGGGGGACAGTAGCTTTGAACCTAATACCTGCCTGCTCAGTGCCTGCCTAACACCTCCCCATCCTTGACACAAACACCACAGCTCTCATCCTGAAGGGAATGACAGGCACTTTATAAGAGCCATTTTGAGTGACAATGAGCTGAGAACATAGATTTCTCTcacccaaattccatgttccagtaTGGAAACAGTTTCATGAAAACTCGATAGCTTAACCAAACAAAGTcacaaatcaaggcaagtttaaaatgcaGAGGTAGGAACATCAGGGAGGCAGATGTATCATCAGGATCAGGGAGCTTCTCCCCAGGTTCAAGATGTTATCTGctggcattcttagcttttggattgAAGCTGGTTGTCTGCTAAGTGAATAGACTCTAAGGTCACAAGGATTAGTTCTGACACAGAGAAGGAAACATGGCTGTTCCAGAGAGCAGCACTTAGCCCATGAGAAGGTCATTAGCCTCTGACCTGCAGTGTTCCCATCTCTCTACAGTGCTGAAATTCAGATCAGCCAGCCAGGCTCTGAAGACAAAGATTCCTTTAGGAGTTTTCCTTCACTGCCCGACAAGGCAGCTTCCCTCCAGAAGTCTGATAGCTTGAGAAAGGAGAACAAGTCTCTATTTGAACATGTCCC includes:
- the LOC102920664 gene encoding serine protease inhibitor A3N-like, coding for MMNIEDLTTPYCRDEDLSCSVMELKYRGNASALFILPDEGRMQQVEAGLQPETPRKWKDSLRPRMIDDLYVPKFSISTDYSLEIDFHSWASGKSSLQWLPCLRSQGPRT